The DNA region TTCAGTTGGGGCGATCCCTCAATGTACATGCTGCTCCTCAAAAGATCATACCCATACATTTGTCATACAGAATAACTAACTATACATAAACATACTGGGACAAAGTCCAGGCTCCAGTAGTGTAATTCTCAGTGTAAACAAAATTTCTTTTCATATCTGTCAGTGAATGTAGtttaatttatcttaatttAAGAATACATCTTCAAGAAGACTTCTTAACTACTTACTAAGCAAAGTATTTGACACACCCAACcttacatacagtggtgtgcaaaagtgtttgcccccttcctgatttcttatttttttgcatgtttgtcacacttaaatgtttcagatcatcaaacaaatttaaatattagtcaaagataacacaagtaaacacaaaatgcagtttttaaatgaaggttgttattattaagggaaaacaaaatccaaacctacatggccctgtgtgaaaaaatgattgccacctaaacctaataactggctgggccacccttagcagcaacaactgcaatcaagcgttggCGATaatttgcaatgagtcttttacagcgctgtggaggaattttggcccactcatctttgcagaattgttgtaattcagccacattggagggttttcaagcatgaactgcctttttaaggtcatgctacagcatctcaataggattcaggtcaggactttgactaggccactccaaagtgttcattttgttcatcttcagaggtggacttgctggtgtgttttggatcattgtcctgctgcagaacccaagttcgcttcagcttgaggtcacgaacagatggccggacattctccttcaggagtttttggtagacggcaaaattcatggttccatttatcacagcaagtcttccaggtcctgaagcagcaaaacagccccagaccatcatactaccaccaccatattttactgttggtatgatgttctttttctgaaatgcggtgttacttttatgccagatgtaatgggacacacaccttccaaaaagttcaacttttgtctcgtcagtccacagagtattttcccaaaagtcttggggatcatcaagatgttttctggcaaaaattagatgagccttaatgttctttttgctcagcagtggttttcgtcttggaactctgccatgcaagccatttttgcccagtctctttcttatggtggagtcatgaacactgaccttaactgaggcaagtgaggcctgaagttctttggatgttgttgtggggacttttgtgacctcttggatgagtcatcGCTGCGCTCTTGGTCGGCCGGcaactcctgggaaggttcaccactgttccatgttttcgccatttgtggaaaATGGCTCTAACTGTCGTTCGCTGGAttcccaaagctttggaaatggctttataaccttttttcAGACTGATAGATCTTAATTACTttcaagaaatcaggaagggggcaaacactttttcacaccattgtaTATAGTGCATGACAAATGTTTATATTAATAGATTTTGTCTTTCTTCTATTTGGTATTATCTATTTGATATTATCTTTGTGCTCAAGCATTGTAAGTTCAAACATTAGATTCATGTTGTTCTAAAATCTCCCATAGAtgttcagttgggttgagatctggtgatgGTACGGGCCATatgattcacataattttcattctcatcaaaccattcagtgaacCCTTGTGCCCTGTATGGAGGAATCTGCATTTGTTATATTTCTCCAcacatttattcaggtttttctgtATATTCTAGTAGTAGTTTCTGAATATGCTATTGTGAATCCTGCTTAGGATGGACTGTTTATGTGCTGTCATCCTGTCTGTGCATTTCAGGCTTTCGTCCGTAATTTTActgagagagcaagagagaaagaacgTGTgaaggacagagcagaggaaaaggagaaagagaagaaggcccagcagaaaaaaaagaaagtgaatgatTTAGAGCGTGCAGGACAGAAAAGTGGAGCTTCTGCCTACGCCAAAAAGCAGGTAGTAACTGGCTGAAAATCTGTGTCCGTAATATCAGAAGCAAAGACAGACCCCCACATCTTATCTGTTTTCCAAAAAATATTGTTATCCCAACTGAAAATATTCTTTATAAATTAGACAGAAATGTACTTGTCCTGTTGCAGAAGAATTATGAaggtcagctgaagaagaaccaacagCAAGATGGTCTGGAACAACAACAGCCAACCAGAAATAAGACAGGAACTCAAAAGCCAATCAAAGACAAGACAGAGCCAAAGCAACCAATCAAAGATAAGAACAGCATGGTCATCAGGGGTGTAACCTTTTACAAGGCACAGGAGGAGAGctacaaagaggaggaggaggaggagaagaagaattgGAAAGGAAAGAATAGTAAGTCTAATGTAACCTTGTGACTGATATGCTGCTTTTATGTTACATTACAACTTGATGACAACCTGAAGTAGTCCCTTCCTAACCTGTCAGGGTGGatgttttttgtacagtttgctcctgattattttttttaagtttagcACACATTAGTTATTTTATCAGATTTCCATGTAGGGTTGTGCAAATTGCAGATCATATTGACTATCAAGATTACTTCTGATGACAATTTTAAGACTTTTTGGTGGggcaaaaatgtaaattgtttaaaaatcCTAATCTGTCCTCTTGGGTAGTAATATCCCAcatatgtgttttatatttatagctTAAATCTAATATAAAGTAGTCTAACCTCTGCTTCTTCCAGTGCACTTGCTGTATGTTGGTACGTATGCATTGGGGTTATCGGCAAGTGTCTGATGTTGATGTTTGATGCTACCACTGGGGATTGACAgagtcagaaatgttcaaattctacacatagtggccTTGACTGAATtaaaacaagctgtgaacacaataCTGTCATATCATCATCTTATAAAGTTGAAATGGTTAACAAACGAAGcatacaaagcaacattagcattcatttggaatcaTGTTTGTGTCACTTGATaaatctaagtccaatattcactctctaaCTCTGTTCTTGGTCTCCACCatctcctgagaaaaatatcagactctttagctgctaaatgatccactttgttcaccagctagctgctaactttgtctgtctgttgtttggtgttGAGCAGGGAGTGTACAGTGAATTTATCAGTAGCAGCTGCCTGCTACTGTTGGAAATGACagtatgagagtggtgagactgaatcaaaacgTTAAAATAgcaggccgtaaaaccaaaacaattaactgaaaGTCACTAAAATGCTTCTTAGAATTGAGATGAAAAATTCATCAGGTTTTGGCAATCTCTTTAAACTACTTCTTAAAAATACAGACAATTTGCTAAGCCTAATTACTCCAAAACTTTGATTACCAAGCAATATTTGTTCCTGAAAGAGGATGTGACCACcccataatttaaaaaaagccttAATAGTGTTCAGTGTAAATTGACAGCTCTAGCAGGCAAATAGAACTGTctaaaaataattcaacaacatCCTGTCCTCTCGTCTTCTATCTCTCTTCTTTTACAGCTACTCTAACTGCAAGTGCTTCAGTGGACTTACTGATCTCTGACCAGCTCCCACCTACCATGACTTTCCCAACCAAGAGTCCAGGACCTTCAACCGCTGTTAACAGAGAACGAGACTTTCAGGACCTATCAAGGAGACTGAGCAGGCCCGCACCCACCCAGCAGCCAACAGCTCCTCCGACTACCACCCAACAAACCACAATTACAACCAGACCAGTTCCCACCACCATCAAACCAACGACTGAATTAACCACTAACATACCACCAACAACTCCAAAACCAATGACAACCAAACTGACAACTACTTCCAAACAAACTACAATCACTATTCAGCCTACCCTGCATGTCAATCAGCATACCACCTCACCCTCGGATACCAATATAGGTCCACCCATTGATGCATCTCCCACGGCAGAGTCTCGGACAGGACCCAAAAGTCGACTCAGCTGGACGGAGAGCCCTGCTGACCAACCAAAGACCACAAAAAAGCCTGGTAGAGATACATATAGTACAGTAGTTTATCCAGTAGTCTGAACGTACATATTTTAGGATTTTTATCATTGAAATAAGTGAAAAATGCTAACCACGTTATAGTGTCTTGATTCTCAGTGTCACCTTTCGTGTGTGTTCTTGCAGCAGTCTGTAAGGACACGGTAGCCAGCATCTCTGAACCGGTCCAGCAGAACTCTTACGGCCTTAGTGATGGAGCCTGGATGAGAGATGCTCGTGGCCATGGCAACGTCATCTACCTTACCAGTGGTCACTATGGCAGCAACCTCCTAGAATTCCGAGACATGGACACCTTCAAATCAGGTATAGAggtttttcttgtgtgtgtgcacatgtttatGTAGAAAAGAGCGAACCTATAATCTATTTCCAACCATGCCAAACCATTAAGCCATGTTTTAACGGTTTAAAGCATCTTTTGCAGCTGGGGACACTCTACATGACTAAACAGTTTGCAAAAAGATCTTCTCAACCCAAACAGAGTCTCAGTTTCAGACTCATGAATCGTTCAACTACTTTTTCTTAAGACAAATCTGCCAGAGCAACTGATACATTCTGATCTCGTCCAATCTTCTTCTGGTCCATATGGGTCCTGTTACTCTCAGTTCTGTTTGGATTcaagttgtgttttgtttcagacaGACTTGATATTGTTAACAAGGATTTGTCTTGCACTTTCCAAGCACCCGACAGTGAAATATTTCTCAACTGTACACgagtgaaaaaacattttatgagaTCTGTATGCCTGCACAGACTAGCCCCATTTCCTAATAACAATCAAgaagtaaaatgtatgtattgtgtgtattgtgtgtacTTTAATCAATTCAGTTTGTGGTTGAGCCAGATGTTGCCCTGAAGCACTTATTAAGCCCCAAATCAACCAATGATGGTTCTTCTTTAAATATGTGCATCATCAACAATTCATGCAGGTGATGTAATTTTGTCATCTTCTGTATGAGACCCCACTGGAAACTGGAAATTCACCATCAAAAAGGAAAAGTAActagctacatatttacacacaaataaaaatgagtggaaacagaaaacaaaagaccaGGAACAGGCATTTCAGCCAGATtagattaataaaatattagagGTATAAGCAAAAACTGAATTTTAGAATCATCGTAGAATGggtgtcttgtttttctttttagcatATATACAATATTAGGATTGGTTCTTCAAGCTCACCACCCATTCGATAACTTCAGAGACATTACTAAGTTTCACTGTGGCAACGTTTTTTTCTCCAGCTTTCAGGagagcaatgctctctttttcagaaacaccctgatcacattcacacctagaagctgcccagtacaataactgctggccactgagcaagTCCCCTGGAGCagttggggttaagggccttgcttaagggcacctcagtggtggtaatgagggaggagCAAGCGCTGCTTTTCACTTAGATTTATCCTGCCGGTCCGGGGGATTTAACCAATGACCGATGGGCCAGTATGTTTTGAGCATTACAAGCAAATACACAGAGGTTAGAGAGTAGAAATGCATTTAGGAAGCTTAAAATATTAGCATCCATTGAGGTAACAGTTGTTACTGTTGTACTGTTTATTTAGTGCAGAGAGCTATAGATACtatagataatggatggatggctCACACCTTGATATGCAGTCATGGTTACACTTGTCCTAAAGGTCATGGTTGTGGGTTGTAAGCCTGACGAGCTGCATGTATGCTTTCTGTGTGTTCTTCCTGCTCAGGTCAGGCAAGTAATTCATACAAGCTGCCCTACAGTTTCACTGGAACAGGCCACGTCGTGTTTAATGGAGCTTTCTACTACAACCGTGCCTTCAGCAGAGACGTCATCAGATATGACTTGAGGCACAGATATGTAGCCGCCTGGACCACACTACATGATGCTTTACTGGAGGAGCAAGCCCACAGGACACAAACTGAAGTAAGACCCATGGTATAGTTTATGTGAATGTGGTAACTGTCATTTAACTGTACGAGAAACTGCATGATGATTTACTAGTGGAATATACGCTTGGGACACTTTAAAGGGTCAAAAAAGGTCAGTGAGGGGAACAAAAAACACTACAAATCACTAAAAAGTTCAAAAGGGCAAATAGTGAGGAGTAGAAACAACTGCTGGagatgtttttgtagttttgttacCTGTTCACATTGCTAACTCAAATATGTCTGGAttttactagttactttacccataaaagtgaaaaacattcttcaaaggaatagttaagcattctgggaaatgcaTTCGCtttatttactttgtttcaGAGAGTGAGGTGAGAAGATCAATGGTTCTGCGTTAAGTACAGAGTTTCAGTTgggagttagcttagcttagtataaagacaggaagcaggggaaaacagctagcctggctctctttaaagttcaataaaacacttacctctaaagctcactgattaataTGTTGTATCTTGTCTGTTTAACCCGaacatgaacagaaatgtaaaaacgtcAATTTGTGGTTTCAGGGGGAATTgtgtgctgtaactatttcttgacaagTATCCACGGGTTGCCAGATACAGCTGGTGAGCACACGTTTTAGTATAGGTTTCTGTACAGCCACAatggtaccaaacctggcaacctcactgtaaCGACAAGTggtgacagtgaaccaaaacagtcccaaaacagaactgaaagatgctgaaacgCTGTGTGGATCTGAGGGCAATTGCAGAGTCGGGTTTCACCTTTAGATTTGTTCatctaaaaatactgattatagccactttaaggCATGAAGgtaataaaaactttaaatatgAATTAGTTTTAGAGTTTCAGATATTTCCTCAGTAAGTTACAGCATGTTATATATTCCAGGTGGAGTTTGCTGTTGATGAGTCCGGCCTGTGGCTGCTCTACCCGGCTCTGGACACAGAGGGCTTCCACCAGGAAGTAATCCTGCTCATCCACCTCCGCCCCCGAGACCTGCAGCCGATACGGAGCTTCCGCACAGGTCTTCGGCGTGGTCGCTATGGGAACAGCTTCCTGGTTTGTGGTGTGCTTTATGCAGTGGACAGTATGGAGCGTCGCTACGCTAACGTGACATACGCCTTTGACAcgcacacgctcacacacaccgTGCCGAGCCTGCCGTTCAcaaacatgcacgcacacacctCCCAGCTGGCTTACTGCCCACTAGACAAGAAACTGTATGCATGGGACGATGGACATCAGATGACGTATGACGTCATCTTTGCTTATTAGCACAATGAATGGACACACAGATAGCATATCCAGAGAGGTCAAAACAAAGCTGAGGACAGAAGAAATAAGACAATATCTGAACAGATATTTtatcaatgttttgtttctaaatgacAGTGGATCAGTCtaactgaatgtgtttttatattgacctcagctgctgctttgccacacacaccaaagtcagtattaACCAGTAAGAGCAGCACTTAACTCACAAGTGAAGTCAGAAAACAAGTGGAAATATGTTCACATTTGGAAAATGACAAAACTCCAGGGTcatatgaatgaatgtaaataaatgtatacacATCTTACTCTGTTTCTCCAAATGGAAATTTTCCTCTGATTTATGAAAAACTATGTATACCTGTTCCTCTGCATATTGAGACTGTGGTGGAGAAACTGTGGAATTGAGCATGCTTGAGTGCACAACTGTCCACTCCCATATTAAACGATACACAAATGGTTCTAAAAATGCCAATAATTACCCTGTTCATCCAGTTCTTCAAGAAAATTTGCTTCCAGCAATTCCAGTCTGTGGGCAAATATACCCTTTCTCACATCAAGCTTATTTTTCATAAATAATGATCACTGGGGAGGGTTCTCCACATGTACACGCTTTACACAAAGCACAAAGATTCGGCTCTTGGAAACTTTCTGCCTCTAAACACAGAGCAGGCCTTGGTTTCTGTTATGACCTTCCATGAGTTCAGTGCTTGGTAATATAAGTTATTAGTATCATGTAAAATGCGATTGATCTAGTTTGTACAAAATATTTGAGGTTATTGTGAGAcctttctttgtcttattaaaggggaactccgcAGAGTTTACATAGCTTACTAGTCAGATGGAGCCCTATTCAGCTTTTGAAAACAGTCATCAGGAATATTGTCTCACTTTTGGCTTTAAGACTACAAATTTACCACTATTTACTAGCTTGGCTAAAACTTAGTTAGTTATAAAGATGCTAGtggttgcattgtgggatatgtaggattcagtgtttttgggACTAAAAGTCAAGATATCTCAAGAACCCTAAACTCATTTAGCTGTTGTTGTGTTAATTCATTAATAATCTATTCACAACATCAAATCACATGCCTATATAGGCTTATGCCACGAAAAACCAGGAGCTTTCCAAAACCTTGGGTCAATAAGCTACTGTAATGGTGCCAAGTCAGAAATATAACGTCTGGTAAAACCAGTCTTGTGTCCAATAAACAACGTTCAGTTCCAGAGAGTAAAAACTGATTGTGATGACTGAAGACACagatactttatactttaagtgTTCCATCTAACGTCAGTATAATGCCTTTATTTTCAGTATGTAATGAAGCAGCAGCCTATTTTCCTATATGATCAAagtctatactgtatgttttttttactgtatatttgcttAGCGTGTCGTATATTTAGCTTCACTCCTGTCCCAATAATGTTCCTATCATAAGCTTTTAGTACAGGTGGGAACGGGAATGGAAGTTCTAACCCTGGTACAGTTAGTGCTTCTTCTACCATTGAATTCATTCAGTTAAAACCATTTTCAGACTAGTACATGCTCCACACTTCTTTGCTTGTTGAAAAACAGACAAGGTTGATTTCAACTGCTTTACTACAggtttgcctttttgttttgttaatttataataaaatatttgaaaaaggtGAACAAGCTTTTTCTTTCGTTCCCCTCAGTCTGTCCTGTGCATGTCCAGCCTGCTGTGGACATTATTTCTGGGATTGATTTAGTTTTCCTGGAAGCAGTGGAGCCACTGGAAGGATCCCAGGGTGGAAAATAAGCTCCAGCCAGATGCTGGTGAACCTCCAACTGGGAATGCTCAGGACACAGATCAGACCCTCTACATGTTAGAGCCTCACATAGATTCATATAAGATCACGGACTGGTGTTTGCTAAGACTTCATCACAGAAAGCTTTGGCTTTCATTCCAGTCTGTTAAGCACAGCCCATTCTCTTCAGATCAGATCAGTTTATATCAACTCAAAACAGAATGGAAATGAACTCaaataattaacacatttataacaataacacattttcaaagcagGTGAGCACATGGGGGATTTAATAGCTCTGCTTCATGGACTAGTTTATGGGCCCTTTGCTTCAGTCCTGCATCTTCTGACACGTGGTTGCTAATGGACTCTCCAGAGAACtcaacctcacacacacagaaactgtcAAGGGAAATATTAATTGCAAAATAACTACTGTTATTGTTATCTGAATGGTTAATCTTAactgcactgtgtgtttgcagcagCTGCAAATAATGGGATACAGTTCACATAAAGTAGGACAAAACTTAAACTATAGAAAAGAGAAGGTTTCAAACAAAACTATTCCAAACTGTATAAACAACATATTGACTTCAAACTAAAGCTGATTGGATCCTCTGGAGATGACATGAAAAGTTATATAACCATTCTGTTTATGTGGTGGTGTCTGTAtgtggtgcgtgtgtgtgtgtgtgtgtgtgtgtgtgtgtatgtgtgtgtgtgtgtgtgtgcgtgtgtggtaAGTGACCACCTAGCAGGATGCAGAAGAAAGGCACCCATTCACATGAACtgcatactcaaaaagactcaCCAAGCTtaatgaatgtatgtgtgtgtgttctgtacaACTGTCAGTCTCTAAACTGCTTGGTCTAAATGTCTGAAAGCATGGGGACCACACACACTCCAGAAAATACATGCTAAGGATGCTATCTGTCCAAGTTCACAGAGCAGAACGTCTagtttacaacacacacactgcataatGTCTAGTTTAAAGATAGCAGCGGTATCTGCATACACATTCCTGACTGCCACTGAGCtaaaaatctgtacaaagagagaacaagaaaaggagagaaagaggggaaaggagagaggTTATCATGGAGATCGAGACCTTTGGTTCATAAATACACTCACTCAGAGGTAATTTGTGTTTAACTATAATAGGAGATGTGGATAGACTGAGAGGAGGTGACTGAAAAATCTGCTAAAGACGTCTGTGAGGGAGGAAAGATGGTGGGTGAAAATAGGCCTTGgttaagagagaaaataagaaaaaaggagaagtaCAAGAAGGAAAAGGTAAGAGAcatagagaaggagagagaatgagagggaTGCATGTGGAAGTTAAATGTCAGAGGAAAGGTGGAGGAATGAAGAACAAACAAGATCATAAAACCCAGAATTCAAAGTGAGACCAGAGGACGCTTGCGGGGCTTTTATGGACACCAAAGAGATCAActaaacatgtaaacacattttatttggcCAATCTGACTTTTAGATGAGACATGGGAAAATTCACACACAACCTGCCACAACATCATGAAGTTCAGTATCATCGAAGTTaatgaaaagcaaaaatgaTCACGAGTGATTTTCTGTGATTGGACATGACTATTTGTTGGATTCCTGGTTTATGGTTGACACTGCAGCATTAACATTGTAGTGAAGCATGTTCTCCTGGTCTCATTCTATATTCTTCTTATTGTCaccaaatctcatgaaaagaccaaaatcaacaatgtgtCAGTCTATCTCTCAATACCTTCTGACTTCTCTACCCTGTCTGTTGCTCTCAGCTGCAAGTCCAATGGTTTCTACTGAAGATGTACATCATTAAAATTGATTGATTCATCAACTTCCCATACTGTCAAcccaggagagagaaagaaaggaagacagaagaagggagagagggagtgggcagag from Siniperca chuatsi isolate FFG_IHB_CAS linkage group LG13, ASM2008510v1, whole genome shotgun sequence includes:
- the olfml2bb gene encoding olfactomedin-like protein 2B — translated: MWRRFSLLVLCCAVCGLHALEADRSADPSRETMLPEAAELGKPDKNAPSAAKVEDSLRGGKQQSPGGDAPLVGAEGRVQQPTAEPLEEELDNQENVISQLLGDYDKVKTVSSGSDCVCRCIVRPIKRSDCSHIHDSDLASPSQNFYTVETVTKGTDCKKCVCMAPPSAVNPCEGEYRFKKLQEASKDDIKLATIIDLLEGSLYGMDLLKLHSVTTKLLTRVDNMEKAFVRNFTERAREKERVKDRAEEKEKEKKAQQKKKKVNDLERAGQKSGASAYAKKQKNYEGQLKKNQQQDGLEQQQPTRNKTGTQKPIKDKTEPKQPIKDKNSMVIRGVTFYKAQEESYKEEEEEEKKNWKGKNTTLTASASVDLLISDQLPPTMTFPTKSPGPSTAVNRERDFQDLSRRLSRPAPTQQPTAPPTTTQQTTITTRPVPTTIKPTTELTTNIPPTTPKPMTTKLTTTSKQTTITIQPTLHVNQHTTSPSDTNIGPPIDASPTAESRTGPKSRLSWTESPADQPKTTKKPAVCKDTVASISEPVQQNSYGLSDGAWMRDARGHGNVIYLTSGHYGSNLLEFRDMDTFKSGQASNSYKLPYSFTGTGHVVFNGAFYYNRAFSRDVIRYDLRHRYVAAWTTLHDALLEEQAHRTQTEVEFAVDESGLWLLYPALDTEGFHQEVILLIHLRPRDLQPIRSFRTGLRRGRYGNSFLVCGVLYAVDSMERRYANVTYAFDTHTLTHTVPSLPFTNMHAHTSQLAYCPLDKKLYAWDDGHQMTYDVIFAY